In a single window of the Cucumis melo cultivar AY chromosome 11, USDA_Cmelo_AY_1.0, whole genome shotgun sequence genome:
- the LOC107991660 gene encoding uncharacterized protein LOC107991660: MWEIRCFLKVATIKGVLRFEKKGKLSPRFVGPCKILERIGSVAHRLILPPSLSVVHDMFHVFMLRKYVVDPSHVVDYESLEIDKNLSYEEESVEILAREVKMLSNKGIVLVKVLWRNHQVEEATWERENDMRSRYPEFFED; this comes from the coding sequence atgtgggagatAAGGTGTTTCTTGAAAGTAGCAACTATCAAGGGTGTTCTACGATTTGAAAAGAAGGGAAAGTTGAGTCCTCGTTTTGTTGGACCGTGTAAGATTCTAGAGCGAATTGGCTCTGTAGCACATCGTTTGATATTACCACCATCACTCTCTGTTGTTCATGATATGTTCCATGTTTTTATGTTGAGAAAGTATGTGGTCGATCCATCTCATGTGGTGGACTACGAGTCATTAGAAATTGATAAAAACTTGAGCTATGAAGAGGAATCAGTTGAGATTCTAGCTAGAGAGGTAAAGATGTTGAGTAACAAAGGAATTGTCTTAGTCAAAGTTTTGTGGCGAAATCACCAAgttgaagaggctacatgggagagagaaaatGACATGAGATCTCGTTACCCAGAGTTTTTcgaagattag